The following nucleotide sequence is from Diospyros lotus cultivar Yz01 chromosome 3, ASM1463336v1, whole genome shotgun sequence.
GTCTTGTTTCTACTTTCTAAGACGAAATGGTATTTTTTATGGACATTACCAGGTTCaaaaaagcaaaataaaatgagaaaaggaAGTTTCATATTTCAAAAGCAAAAAGAAGCAATACCACTTGGTAAGGGACACCATAAGAAAACCACGAAAAACAGTCTCTTCAAGGATTGGAGCAAGGAAACCTGTGATGCCAAGCAAACAGGCAGTGCTACAACAGAAATGGAGATGATTAACTAAACGATTTCTTTTCACAATTGAATATAAGGAAATATTACAATAAAGGACTGTGATCAGTTGTTTTACAATTTAACATGGGacaggttgtccctcttaagtacCTTATACTTGAGGATCCAATCAAAGGAAGCAAGCGGACAAGTGCATCAGTCTGAAACCAAGTTACAATTACTGGAACATTAGGTATTGCAGTAAAATATTCATAGATCCAAAATCAGGTGTATAGTACGACAAAACCACGTCAATactttctaaattaaaataagaaacataATCATGATGTCAAAGAATAAAAGATACATAATATTAGTCAAATAATTAGAGTGAGCTCAGTCAAATTCAACAGACTGTTcctacacacgcacacacagatAGAGATTCAGAATTAGGCCAAAAGGCCAATTACCTGAAGTATATGCCAAAACTCAGTTTGGTACCTATACCTTTTTTGGGCCAAATTTAGTACCTGAATAACAAAAACCAACTCAACTTGACAGGTTTTGTTGACAGGCTAACAAGATTTGGATCTCCATTAGCCATGCCAAACGTCCATTAACAGACAGACATCAAATTCCGTTAACCCAACTATCTTGGCGATAGACCatagaacagagagagagagttcaaaGAGGGAAGAAGAAATTGGGACAATAAGTCTTGGCCAACAAAGATTGAGGGAGAAGGGAGATCAGACAAGGTCAGAGTGACTGTCTTATGGTGGagacaatgaagaagaaggcagTGGCAACCATAGCAGTGGTGCTTGGTGGCTCATGGCTATTGGTTCTTATTCTTCACGGTGGTGTTAAGTGGCTCACAACTACTGGTTCTCTTCTTATTCTGTGGCACATAGCTACTGCTGCTCAAGACTACtagttctcttcttcttcttcttcttcttcttcttcttcttcttcttcttcttcttcttcccccctcccccacccaTTGTGAGTGATGAGTTCTAGAACAATCTCCAAAACCCATTGTGTGATGGGTTGTGTGCAATGGGTTCCAGTGAGTCCAGAACCCATGCATGCACGCatgaaagagagatagagagagatgatgatgatgaagtcGACAATAATCCTTGTTGGGGAGGGGTTCTAGCCAAATGGACGCTAGTGATCTATTTTGCTGGCGCAGTTGGATTAAATTGGATGGAATGGACGTTTGAAGTGGCTAACAGAGATCTAAATCCTGCTAGCAAACTCAACAAAAACCGTCAAGTTGAGTCAGTTTTTGTTGTTTAGGTACAAAATTTTCCCAAAAAAGAAACATACGTACCAAACTAACCTTTGGCGTATACTTAGGGTACTAACTTGGCCTTTTGGTATTCAAAATTATGCATACTCTGGTAAGTTGTTCAAGCTTATCTGCTTATATAAACAGGAATGGAGATACAATTGGCAGGCTAATATCATATGAAATATAAACTCTACAACAACGATGATAACAACAAATCAAAAGCCTAAACTGTTGTTGCAAAATGTTCATACACAAGTGTGCATATGTGCTGATCATAGtattatgaataaatttctAACCTCTCTCTGAGGGTTCTCACCACTGAACAAAGACATGGCAGCTCCTGTCAATGCAATAGCAGCCAGTGCTGCAATAAGACCAATTCCTGCCCACAAGAGCCATCCCTTTTGTAGATCAAATGGTTCCCTCAAATCTGAAACATTTGTAATCTagcaaattaacaaaattgacTATAGGTCCAAATTATAGAGAATGAATAACAGAAAACACAGTAGTTTTGAAGAATATACAAATTTTGCAACTGTTCAACAATGTTTATAAAACACTGGATTTTAGTAAGAATTATATCACTGAGGTAACAGAAAATAATGTTGCAGGTCAACTATTTCACAAAAAGGGGATTTTCTCATATTGGGAGCAGGTGTAATATTTAGATTGAGTATCGCCAAACACTGAAAcatacaaacaaaataaaataagaaataagttTGTATGGTCCTATTACCATAGCGATACAAGTCCTCTGTGTGAGGTTCCAAGGTGTTGGTGAGACTATACAAAACCACTAGCACAACTGCAGTTGTAATGCTGCAAAATAAtgagtataaaattaaaacaaatagcagaaattttttaatttaaaaaaggtGGAACATTTCAGTGAAAGGCAGTGGCTTTACATATATTACTGCAATTTCCATAGGTCAGACCTGGGAGGTCGATTAACCAAAAGCTCCTTACCTTGTACCATAGAAGGCATAGATTTTGTATCATTGATCAGATCAACATCATAGTTCCCAACTTAGACGatgggaaataattttttttcctttctttttttctcttcttttcagATAGGGGTTTccctcataaattatttttcattattttcttttggaaatACATGGTGCAGAAGTTCTTTAGGAAACAGAATTCTACAGATGTTCTGCTGTTTTTTCATACAGTAAATTTGAAACAGATTTTGCACTCGGTTTCtgtaggaatttttttttccactaaAACTAGTATGTTTGGATGTCTATCTGTACACATGTTCAGTTCTATTAAGCATGGTTGGGGGGATGCACCAAAAGGCATGGTAATCAAGTCTGCAACACACCAGGCACTTCTTTAGTGTTTGAAAAGTTTCATGAACATGTACGACAGATTGTGTAAATTTTCCAAGAACAAGAGTCAAAATATTTGGCAGAAGACAATAGTACTTTTAAAGCTATAGATTGACACAAATTATTAGCAAGGGAAAATgctttttttgttgttgctcAGAAGGGGAAAATGCCAATTATTGTAAAGCCTATctcattataatttatatttatgataaCAAAACATCAAAGTAAATGTTTCCACAAGAATTCTGAAGTGCATGACTCTGACATTTAGACTAAAAAGGAAGAACGAGGGGAGGAGAGAGGATGCTTCAAACCCTTGCTGCCTTAAAAAACTACCTTAAATATCTAGATTTTATTCCAATGTCTTACTCTCCTAACAACACTTCAAACAAcaaactatttttaattgagagagagagagagagagagagaggagtttTGCATACGCCTGGTCTAAAAATAGGATTTCAGCTTTCTCATCCAAGTTCAGTTCTCCAATTTGAAGTCCTAAATAGGGTATAGCCGCTGTCTCTATCAACCCTGTCAAAACAAAACTGCCTGGATAATAATTAGATTCACACCAAAAATGCTACATAATATTATCAGGAAATAGAAAAAGGCTaaaaattggggggggggggggggggggggggggctgttcAATCAAGAAATAAGTCAACTAAAGCCTCAATGACTGAAAGAGGGGtgtgaaagaaaaacaaggtaGGGTACGCTTAAACCCTGATAACAATTTCTAGATTCATAAACATGTGAGAAGTAACTATGAGGCAGCCAGTATAAAACActcttcaaaattaataatgttCTTCAAATGAGTGCAAAGATGCACCTTCCACAATCAACTTGACTAAGCTAATTGATATTTAAGGGACTTTAAGGTACAGAAGAACACCTTAATCCACAAGCAAGTGAGGTTAGCGAAACTGTTTGCCATTTCCAAGGCACATCCCACCTTTTCAGGATTGGCCAATCCGACTCACTTCCCTGAAAGAGCATTGCAAGAATGGatcaaaacaaatttcaaattgaACATTTTTAGAACTTTTTGAACATCGACAAGCTACTTTCTGATTAAATCTTCCTTGTAAACATAATATATCTTGAGATTGTgcacataataaaaaaacaagtttAATTGTAAGTACCTAAACCATAAATCTTTGGACCCAAGCACCAACTCTTGCTCACAACATTATAACCAAAGATTTACGACTTTCAACATCCAGATTCGATTGAATCAAATGGCAGCCAAATAGAAACTCATTAGGAGCTCAATGAATCAAGCTACATGATTTTGCTCTGAAAAGGGCCCTCGGAttctcacccccccccccccccccccaaccccaaCAAACACATATCAGAGCAAATAGTTAAGAATTAACTCCCATTGCTCTGTTTCGACCTCTTCTCAAagttatcttcttcttcattttttttcctatttctcaatttttaattttcgctTATTCGGATATGAAAACAAGTAAACACAAAGCCGCCGTCACCTTCATCTCACTTTCATGAGTACAGGAAACAAGTTCCGAAACCACAAGCAAACGCAATAAATTGGAAAAGAACAATTTCCGAAGCTTAATTGTAGCCTTACCTTCTGTTTATCTTCATCGGCATTGTAAAAGCATATAGCACGGCCTCGCGTAGTTGAAGCTGGACTCCGGTTTGTACGGTGAAAGCTTAAAGATCGGATTGGACGGGAGAGTGAGTAGCAAAGGGAGAATTTACTGTGGCGACTCAGAGGAACAGCTTGAGTCGGTCGAATTAGGGGTTTAGATGAAAATAGGATCGGCGAAAAAGATGACTGAGCAAGAGGCAGAGCGATTGTTGAAACCATTTCTGAGATTGAAAAagcagagagagggagagagagagtaaaagagAAGATAACGCGAAATAAGAAATGGGTGGTTTTATCAATTTAGGTGGTGTATGAATCACTTTTGAGTTTTAGTGAAAAAGTATTTATTATAACTgtgt
It contains:
- the LOC127798415 gene encoding uncharacterized protein LOC127798415, whose product is MVSTIALPLAQSSFSPILFSSKPLIRPTQAVPLSRHSKFSLCYSLSRPIRSLSFHRTNRSPASTTRGRAICFYNADEDKQKGSESDWPILKRWDVPWKWQTVSLTSLACGLSFVLTGLIETAAIPYLGLQIGELNLDEKAEILFLDQAITTAVVLVVLYSLTNTLEPHTEDLYRYDLREPFDLQKGWLLWAGIGLIAALAAIALTGAAMSLFSGENPQRETDALVRLLPLIGSSSISTACLLGITGFLAPILEETVFRGFLMVSLTKWLPTPVSVFISAAVFAVAHLTPGEFPQLFVLGAALGFSYAQTRNLLTPITIHAFWNSGVILLLTFLQLQGYDIRELLQASQ